A segment of the Deltaproteobacteria bacterium genome:
CCGCGCGAGCGGTAGGGGTCGCTCCAAGTAGCGGAGAAACAGTCCCAGAAACGCATAAATGAGGAACCACGTCGCTAAGGCCAGGCTGGACTTTGCCAGCACATGTAGAGTGAGTATCGGTCCGAGCGCAATCGCCTGGCCAATGCACACAACGTACAGCGCAAAAAACAGCCCCCCAACACAAAAGTTTCCCCACGCTCGCCGAGGGAAAGACGACAATAGTGCCCGCTGGCTGTACAACAACCAACCGAAAACGAAGAACACTCCGTAAGCCGCAAGAATACGGAGCGGTGGAAGGAACGAATCGGAAGTGTCGAGAGCCCAGATCCGCATAGGGTAAAGGGTGAGGAGCGTCATCAGCGAAAGGACTACTGGCGCCCACATCGCAGGCACAATGCGGCTGAACGTAGCCAATAAACGATCTCGTAGTTCCTGCGGTACTCGCTGGACAAGGGGCACAATCAATAAGGCCACCGCATAGAAAATCAGCAGATCATAGAGAAACCACAGATGCAGGAGATGGTTCAGTACGCGTCCGATGGTGAGGTTCTGTGGATCAATTGGCACCTGAACACTACTCCGTGCGTACGCGAATCCAGATACAACAATAACCACAGGAAACAACACACACCATGCACCCACCAGAGGCAATGCAACGCGTCGTGTCCGATTATGAAATAACGCATTGGCACCGCGTGTGACATAGAGGAACGCGGCAAAGAAACCGGCAATGACGAAAAATACCGGCATGCGAAACGTGTGAATGAACATTACTAGCAAATCAAAACCAGCCTGCGGGTGGGGATCTTTGAACGGCCATGTCTCATGTGTCGGAAATGTCACATAGCCCATTGCCGAATGAAGCACGAGACCGAGGAGCATCATCGTCGCGCGGAGTCCATCGAACGCATGATAGCGCTGGAGTTCTATCGCAGATGATTGGTGGCTTGCGAGTTCCTGTTGGACGGCCATACCTCTCCCTTCAATCTCACTGGGTAAAGATGAAGAACCTGGCAACAGTGACTTCTCCTTCCTTAGCATGAACACAAACACGCAGGCGATACATCTTGTCTCCGGCGATCACGAAGCAAGAGAAAAACGACGCGATGGCGATAACCTGACAACGATGAAGAAACGCAGACTTCCTTGGCATCCCATGCAACGACGCGATAGGGGGAACGCGACAGGAGGAAAGCTATGGCATCGACGCAAATGTTCCACAATGCGCGACTGTTCGATGGTCTTACGGATCAGCCGCGTAGCGATATGTCTATCGTTGTCACCAATGATCGCATCACGTCTATCGAACAGAGACCAGTGCCTGCTCCCGCAGGTGCGCAGGTTATCGACCTGCAAGGAAAAGCGGTTGTCCCTGGCTTGATCGATACGCATGTACATTCAACGTTCGTGGGCACCCCAAGCTTACCGCTCTTCCTTGCGGCTGGCGTGACAAGCGCGCGTGATGTGGGTGGCAATTTGGAGAAGGTCAAAGGGCTGAAGGCGGATCTGAATAATGGCAAGAAACTTGGGCCGCGCCTGTTTATCTGTGGCCCGTTGCGCGATGTGCGCGAGCTGCGTAAGCTCAGCACGGTTTACCGCGGTGGCGTCGCGCATGATCCCCAAGCGCTTCTCGCCCAGGTACCGAAGTCAGACTTTGTTCCGTTATCTTAATGCACTAAGGAGGCACTATGCAGTTTTTACACACTATGATTCGCGTCAATAATCTTGATGAGTCGTTGAAGTTCTACTGCGACCATCTCGGGATGAAACTGTTACGCAAACAGGATTACCCAGGCGGTGAGTTCACTCTGGCCTTCATCGGCTATGGCGACGAGAAGAACAACACCGTCATTGAACTGACGCATAACTGGGGCACTGCCAGTTATGATCAAGGCAACGCGTTCGGACATCTCGCACTGGGTGTGACGGATATTTACAAAGTGTGTAACGACCTCAAGACCAAAGGCGTCAAGGTCGTGCGCGAAGCTGGTCCAATGAAGCACGGCAGCGCTGTGATTGCCTTCATCGAAGATCCCAATGGCTATAAGATTGAACTGATCGATCTCTCTGGTGCACGGGGGTAAGAAAAGGAAACGGCGAACGGGAGATGGGGAGAACCGGAGACCTCCCCGCCCGTTT
Coding sequences within it:
- the gloA gene encoding lactoylglutathione lyase, coding for MQFLHTMIRVNNLDESLKFYCDHLGMKLLRKQDYPGGEFTLAFIGYGDEKNNTVIELTHNWGTASYDQGNAFGHLALGVTDIYKVCNDLKTKGVKVVREAGPMKHGSAVIAFIEDPNGYKIELIDLSGARG